One genomic segment of Stigmatopora argus isolate UIUO_Sarg chromosome 1, RoL_Sarg_1.0, whole genome shotgun sequence includes these proteins:
- the cfap126 gene encoding protein Flattop, with the protein MSSRYSANQYDDAFNPKRLQNWCLTKPEFKAPTARKGSTKFVADSNGHLLPGTVKKGSAWPDFKGTWDLPARIPVQKINPTSRSVEGIKRLRAWGFDPDHVGTPGPPPGSKITDASPNPSKNAEGVQQNDAISSSVRPPTAETQTTSQSRPDTADSKTGKRVKMQAQVSSVTNAGKPETSKPENQTAREQCFL; encoded by the exons ATGTCGTCCAGATACTCAGCAAACCAG TACGATGATGCCTTCAACCCTAAAAGGCTGCAGAACTGGTGTCTGACGAAGCCTGAATTTAAG GCGCCCACAGCACGAAAAGGCTCCACCAAATTTGTGGCAGACAGTAATGGACACCTACTTCCTGGAACAGTTAAG AAAGGAAGTGCTTGGCCTGATTTCAAAGGGACATGGGATCTACCCGCTCGAATACCAGTCCAGAAAATCAACCCCACTAGCCGCTCTGTGGAAGGTATTAAACGTCTCAGGGCCTGGGGCTTTGACCCGGACCACGTAGGCACCCCTGGGCCACCACCTGGCAGCAAAATAACTGATGCCTCGCCAAATCCTAGCAAG AACGCCGAGGGTGTACAGCAGAACGATGCCATTTCTTCGTCCGTGCGACCACCAACAGCTGAAACCCAGACAACATCGCAGAGCCGCCCTGATACTGCAGACTCCAAAACTGGAAAACGTGTGAAGATGCAGGCACAGGTTTCGTCTGTCACAAATGCTGGCAAGCCTGAGACGAGCAAACCAGAGAACCAGACAGCCAGAGAGCAATGTTTTCTTTGA
- the ccnq gene encoding cyclin-Q — translation MEPGPSCRSSASHDPPVVLAAGNSFGSRREVQIPREVKTHFRVCRFIMESGVKLGMHSVPVATACVLYHNFFKCVNFSMYEPYLVAMSCVYLAGKVEEQHIRTRDIINVSHRYFNSGSPPLECDKEFWDLRDSVVQCELLILRQLNFQVSFEHPHKYLLHYLMSVRSLVNRHAWSRCPVAETSWALLRDCYHGSMCIRHKPQHIAIATLYLALTSYGVEIPLGEKHWWQVLCEGVTKAHLDTVISDLLQLYDMEAKCV, via the exons ATGGAACCAGGTCCGTCCTGTCGCTCATCTGCCTCCCACGATCCACCTGTGGTTCTAGCTGCTGGGAACTCTTTTGGCTCAAGGAGAGAAGTGCAAATTCCTCGTGAGGTGAAAACACACTTTCGAGTGTGTCGCTTCATAATGGAATCAG GAGTGAAGCTTGGCATGCACTCTGTACCAGTGGCTACAGCGTGCGTGTTGTACCACAACTTCTTCAAATGCGTCAACTTCAGTATGTATGAACCGTACCTGGTGGCCATGAGCTGTGTATACCTGGCAGGCAAAGTGGAGGAGCAGCACATAAGGACCCGAGACATTATCAACGTAAGCCACAG GTACTTCAACAGTGGCAGCCCTCCTTTAGAATGTGACAAGGAATTCTGGGACTTGAGAGACAGTGTGGTGCAGTGTGAGCTTCTCATCCTCCGACAGCTCAACTTCCAAGTCTCCTTTGAGCACCCTCACAAG TATTTACTTCACTACTTGATGTCAGTGAGATCACTGGTGAACCGCCACGCTTGGTCGAGATGCCCCGTTGCTGAGACTTCCTGGGCGTTGCTTAGAGACTGCTACCATGGATCCATGTGTATCCGGCACAAGCCACAACACATCGCTATAGCGACACTGTATTTGGCTCTCACCAGCTACGGAGTGGAGATTCCCCTTGGAGAGAAACATTGGTGGCAG gTGCTTTGTGAGGGCGTGACCAAAGCCCACCTGGATACCGTGATTTCTGACCTTCTCCAACTGTACGACATGGAGGCCAAGTGCGTGTGA